The Pseudanabaena yagii GIHE-NHR1 genome segment AATATCTCAGCAAACCGATTAAGTTAAGAACTCTTGCCTCAGCAGTGCAACAGCTTTGTTATGAGTTAACTAATGTGGTATGAGCACTCCTTAACAATTTTATCAAGCGTCTTCCTATTTCGAGACAATCCAATTGCGGCGGAAAAATCTGGCTAAATCTGACTCATCGATCGCTAAACAGATCGGGCGACCATGCGGACAGGTATGAGGATTGCGGGTTTGTTGCCATTGCCAGAGCAAGTCGCGAATCGTTGTTAAATCTAGCTTTGTCCCGTTACGAATGGCACTCCGACATGCTGCTGTTGCCCTTGCCATGGTTGGATCATCCTGTTGCGCCATTTCTTGTAGAATCACTGCACAGTCTGGATGACCGATGAGAATTTCTGGTAGCGATCGCACTGCCCATAGTTCATTACCAAAGGCTTCAATTTCTAAACCCAAGGTTTGCAGTCTTTCAATGCCATCGTCATTAATTTTTTGTAATAGAATCGGCTGCTCAATGGGAACGATTTGCCACTGAGTTTCAATTCTTTCAAAGATCACACGTTCATGGGCAACGTGTTGCTCCACTAGCCATAGTCCACCTGAATGTTCGGCTAAAATGTAAGTATCGAGAACTTGAGTGATCGCCTTAAGAGAAGAATTTGGCTGATTAAAGTTCTCGCGCTTTGTTGGGATCAAATAAGAGGTTTTCCGTTCCGCCGTTCGTAATAGATCATTTGCAGCACTACCATAACTAGCCTGAGTATTACTTTCAGGTGCTTTTAGAACTTCCGTAATCCCATCTTTAATTTGATCTTGAATATCGCCTAAGTTCTGAATATAGGCTTCAGATTTGGCAGGATGTCGATTCCAATCAATGTGATCGCAAGCTAAATTAAGATCCACAATACAAACGGGAAAACGATTGCGCGGTAAAGTTCTCTCTAAACTCGAAAGAATAGTTTGCTCTAGTTCTAGAAAATTAACCAACCTCCCATTGAGAATAACTTTTACCCAATCGGGACGACGACGCGATAGGCGATCGGGTATTCCAAGGGTGATCGAGATTTTACCTTCTCCTGCGGGAGGACTAGAGGTGAGGACAAAGTCTTTATAAGCCAAGTCATGGGACTGAATCGAATTCATGATTTGTGGCAAAATCTCACTCGCATTTGCGCCAGCCCAAATCGTGAACCATTCGCGATTGTCCAGATTCACTTGCCAATTAATCTGGGGATTGGCGATCGCCATCTGCTGGATTTGCAATTGCACCTTGCGAATCTGCTGGGAGCTATTCGGTAAAGACTGTAAGCGATTGGGATAGCGAGCAAAGAGATTGCGAATGGTTACGACTGTCCCCGTTGCGATCGCCACAACTTTGGGCGGGGATTGCAAATTGCCATGCTCATCGTAATTAGTCTGATAGCCCACTGGCTCTAGGATCGGACGACTGCAAATACTCAAATCAGCAAGTTGCGCCAGACTATACAGCGCCTCACCCCGAAATCCTAAACTATGGATTTGGCGTAAATCTTCGGCATTATTAATTTTGCTGGTTGTGTGTGGTGTCGCAGCTTGAGATAAATCGGCGATCGCCATGCCGCAACCATTGTCACTCACCTGCACCGAGAGTGTTTCAGTCCAGATCGAAATGACAATTCGCGTTGCCCCCGCATCGATCGCATTTTCGGCAAGTTCTCGCACTACCGCCGCTAAGGAGTCAATCACCTCACCTGCGGCAATGAGATGCACAACTTCAATGGGAAGGGTATGGATATTTTGCATAAATCTCACCTTAGCCAACCCAAAATCAATCCTAGCCTAAACGTTGCCTGAGCCAAAATTGCAAAGTGGGCAAAGCAATCCGATACCCATATTTCGCACCGTAAACTAATCCCTTCTGCTCCAAACTATCGAGCGCTCCTTGCAGACTGCCTCCTCGCGAAAGCTGATGTTTTTGAATATATTCACGACTATGGGGACTCACCGTTGGATCGATCGCTAAGCTCTCTAGCACTCGTACCTGTGTCGGTGGCAAGAGCATAATCAAGGATTCAAAGGTAGGGGCAAGGTCTTCAATGAGTACCAACATATTTTGATGCACATGGTAGGGCTGAATCAGAAAATCCGCATTAGTTGGTGCATCGGCTTGGGTGAGGTAATCAAGCCAAATTCTTCTGATTAAGGCGATCGCATCACTCAGATTCCCTTGAATATATTCGGTAAATAGCTGTAGTGAAGTAGTGCAGGGATCGAACCTTAATCCCTTTGCCTGCATCGTTGGTTCTAGCCATTCACAAAGCTCATCCGTACTCATCGGTGACAGCTCCACCACATGAATACTGAGCTTATGCATCCAAGGCTCAGGAACCGTGGCTATCAGCACATAACTCACACGGCTTTGTAGTTGAATTTCCCGGCGCAAATATTCTTCCCATTCACCTTTGCGATCCCATGAGCGAATATGGGTGAAATTATGCAGCACGATCGCTACCCGACAATCAAGCCACTCTGCCATCTGTTGCGGAATACTCAGTAAATTTTGAAATAAATTCCAAATTCCTGCGGTTGTAAGTTTCCAAACCATCTTTGGTTTAGCCTGTTCCTCAGTTTCAAAGGTCACAGGCTGTTCCCTGAG includes the following:
- the mutL gene encoding DNA mismatch repair endonuclease MutL, which encodes MQNIHTLPIEVVHLIAAGEVIDSLAAVVRELAENAIDAGATRIVISIWTETLSVQVSDNGCGMAIADLSQAATPHTTSKINNAEDLRQIHSLGFRGEALYSLAQLADLSICSRPILEPVGYQTNYDEHGNLQSPPKVVAIATGTVVTIRNLFARYPNRLQSLPNSSQQIRKVQLQIQQMAIANPQINWQVNLDNREWFTIWAGANASEILPQIMNSIQSHDLAYKDFVLTSSPPAGEGKISITLGIPDRLSRRRPDWVKVILNGRLVNFLELEQTILSSLERTLPRNRFPVCIVDLNLACDHIDWNRHPAKSEAYIQNLGDIQDQIKDGITEVLKAPESNTQASYGSAANDLLRTAERKTSYLIPTKRENFNQPNSSLKAITQVLDTYILAEHSGGLWLVEQHVAHERVIFERIETQWQIVPIEQPILLQKINDDGIERLQTLGLEIEAFGNELWAVRSLPEILIGHPDCAVILQEMAQQDDPTMARATAACRSAIRNGTKLDLTTIRDLLWQWQQTRNPHTCPHGRPICLAIDESDLARFFRRNWIVSK
- a CDS encoding Cdc6/Cdc18 family protein: MSNNPFLPQRLVGRQTELEQISKILLADGDLLIAGVAGSGRRTLVKWAAKNVGARVITLDCLRATDGDRFLKLLAEGLLNAFNLPEELLMLQKLLREQPVTFETEEQAKPKMVWKLTTAGIWNLFQNLLSIPQQMAEWLDCRVAIVLHNFTHIRSWDRKGEWEEYLRREIQLQSRVSYVLIATVPEPWMHKLSIHVVELSPMSTDELCEWLEPTMQAKGLRFDPCTTSLQLFTEYIQGNLSDAIALIRRIWLDYLTQADAPTNADFLIQPYHVHQNMLVLIEDLAPTFESLIMLLPPTQVRVLESLAIDPTVSPHSREYIQKHQLSRGGSLQGALDSLEQKGLVYGAKYGYRIALPTLQFWLRQRLG